One window from the genome of bacterium encodes:
- the thrS gene encoding threonine--tRNA ligase has translation MATLEEKRHTLAHLLAAAVMELWPDTKRTIGPAIDTGFYFDFEFSKPISEKDFPEIEKVMRRLLPTWTSFTRSELSAEEAKAQYPGNPYKQELIDEFTADGQKVSFYTSGAYSDLCRGGQADNPAQEIAPESFALDRIAGAYWRGSEKNAQLTRIYGLAFETKEDLEAYRMRREEAEKRDHKRLGRELDLFLIDEKVGKGLPLWTPKGTAVKFEMENFARELERKYGYEHVSTPYLGGEELYRISGHLDHYAHNMYAPIDMDGDKFYLRPMACPHHIRMFQRKQWSYKDLPVRYAEIADYNRYEKSGELMGMIRVRKFQLTDGHIFVTREGLKEEFKSVCTMIVEGMKGLGLIDVVSYRFSKRDADNKEKYYPDDDLWNLAEGLMKEALDELGLPYVEAEDEAAFYGPKLDVQAKNVNGKEDTLFTAQMDFLLPQKFDIEYIDADGQKKRPVMIHRSTIGSLERVFGFLIEHFGGAFPLWLSPVQVKVLPVSEKHDGYAREVLATLKAADIRAEADSSNESLGKKVRAAKLEKVPYVLVVGDKEQESGTVSVESRDHGKLDAMQQADFAAKALREIKTRS, from the coding sequence ATGGCAACGCTTGAAGAAAAACGGCATACGCTTGCGCATCTCCTGGCCGCCGCGGTCATGGAACTGTGGCCGGACACCAAGCGGACTATCGGCCCTGCGATCGATACCGGCTTCTATTTCGATTTCGAATTTTCGAAACCGATATCGGAGAAGGATTTTCCCGAGATCGAGAAAGTCATGCGCAGACTGCTTCCGACCTGGACCTCATTCACGCGTTCGGAACTTTCGGCCGAGGAAGCGAAGGCGCAGTACCCGGGGAATCCCTATAAACAGGAACTGATCGACGAATTTACCGCCGACGGACAGAAGGTTTCATTTTATACTTCCGGCGCGTATTCGGATCTTTGCCGTGGCGGTCAGGCAGATAACCCGGCACAGGAGATCGCCCCCGAGTCGTTCGCCCTCGACCGTATTGCAGGCGCGTACTGGCGCGGTAGCGAGAAGAACGCGCAGCTGACCCGCATCTACGGGCTCGCGTTTGAGACTAAAGAGGACTTGGAGGCCTATCGTATGCGAAGAGAGGAGGCGGAGAAGCGCGATCATAAGAGGCTTGGCCGCGAGCTGGACCTCTTTTTGATCGATGAAAAAGTCGGCAAAGGCCTTCCTTTGTGGACGCCGAAGGGCACTGCGGTGAAATTCGAAATGGAGAACTTCGCACGGGAACTCGAACGCAAATATGGCTATGAGCATGTGTCGACGCCATATCTCGGAGGCGAGGAGCTGTATCGTATTTCAGGACACCTCGACCATTACGCGCACAATATGTATGCGCCTATCGACATGGACGGGGACAAGTTCTACCTGCGCCCGATGGCGTGCCCCCATCATATTCGGATGTTCCAGAGAAAACAGTGGAGCTATAAGGATCTGCCCGTGCGTTACGCGGAAATAGCCGACTATAACCGATATGAGAAATCGGGAGAGCTCATGGGCATGATCCGTGTCCGCAAGTTCCAGCTTACCGACGGACATATTTTCGTAACCCGGGAAGGGCTCAAGGAGGAATTCAAGAGCGTATGCACGATGATCGTCGAGGGAATGAAAGGCCTTGGTCTTATCGATGTCGTCTCATATCGCTTCTCGAAGCGGGATGCTGATAACAAGGAAAAATATTATCCCGACGACGATCTCTGGAATCTTGCAGAGGGACTTATGAAAGAAGCGCTCGATGAACTCGGGCTTCCGTATGTCGAGGCGGAAGACGAGGCCGCTTTTTACGGCCCGAAGCTCGACGTGCAGGCAAAAAACGTGAACGGCAAAGAGGATACTCTTTTTACTGCCCAGATGGATTTCCTGCTTCCCCAAAAATTCGATATCGAATACATAGACGCGGACGGACAAAAGAAACGACCGGTCATGATCCATCGTTCTACGATCGGCAGCTTGGAGCGTGTCTTCGGTTTCCTGATCGAGCATTTCGGCGGAGCTTTTCCGCTCTGGCTCTCGCCCGTGCAGGTGAAGGTGCTTCCGGTTTCGGAGAAGCATGACGGATATGCCAGAGAGGTTCTGGCAACGCTCAAGGCAGCCGATATCCGCGCGGAGGCAGATTCGTCGAACGAGTCCCTCGGCAAGAAAGTGCGCGCGGCAAAACTCGAGAAGGTTCCGTACGTACTTGTCGTCGGCGACAAAGAACAAGAATCTGGTACGGTTTCTGTTGAAAGCCGGGACCACGGCAAGCTCGACGCGATGCAGCAGGCAGATTTTGCCGCGAAAGCGCTCAGGGAAATCAAAACGCGTTCTTAA
- the dnaE gene encoding DNA polymerase III subunit alpha, which produces MSRFIHLHAHSHYSFLQALPKIDELVGAAKKEGMEALALTDSGNLHGAIEFYKEAKKAELKPIIGVDAYLAHGSRFDKGQNEHRSRLVLLAENNDGYKNLLKLVTKSFTEGFNERPRMDKELLKKHPGGLIAIIPSFAGDVAKLLGAGQTEAAAATLAEYVSMFGKDNVFLEVTYHPKAAGHQEKMKRIVELSKSSGVPVVAQHDVYYLSPDDREACEVMRRIQHGGGGNRSNEVEDFSFISEKQALAYFKDMPEAVDRSKEIADRCNVVFELGKWVFPDLAVGEGFKTHDEELRAKTFAGIPRRGLTATPELLERVEYELKIIGDKGYAPYFLVVSDLLDFAHKNSILTTIRGSVAGSMVTYLAGITNVDALAYKIPFERFLNPERPSAPDIDMDFADNRRDEMIAYAKSKYGDDRVAQIGTFGTMMARAAVRDVARALGHAYGTGDRIAKLIPIGSQGFPMTIDRAFELEPDLKSLYEEDEDSHEILDLARRIEGCVRHTGVHAAGVVIAPTPLTEWTALQFDPKGGKLITQYDMHSIEDAGLLKFDFLGIKNLAILADSVERVRESKGIYIDIEAVPLDDPKTFAMLARGETEGTFQLNGSGMTRYLKELKPTTIHDINAMVALYRPGPMESIPSYIERKSNPKMITYLDERMKEYLDASYGLLVYQDDVLLTAIKLGGYSWLTADALRKAMGKKIPEIMEKEKEKLTKGFQEFGKLTEAKAEKLWKLIEPFAAYGFGKAHAASYGKVAYQTSYMKANYPVEYMAALLTADAGDTEQIAILAAECERMKIPVLPPDINESGTTFTVVGGAKDSIRFGLSSIKNFGDGIAGAILDERNAHGPFKDLTGFLSRVGSRNLNRKSLESLIRCGALDRFGSRGELLANIEHLLLFHRDATAAAPQDSLFGASLANSAALVLKPAEDVSVAQKLEWEKELLGIYVSGHPLDAHDEKLGQAKFTIGSLKENPQQGLPVILPALIEEIKTMLTKNGDKMSFVKLADKTASIESVVFPKLFKEHQGLIVPGKCVLIKAKVSLRNGETTLAIENLKAL; this is translated from the coding sequence ATGAGTCGCTTTATCCATCTCCACGCCCACAGCCACTACTCCTTCCTCCAGGCACTCCCGAAGATCGACGAGCTTGTGGGTGCCGCGAAAAAGGAAGGCATGGAAGCGCTCGCGCTCACCGACTCGGGAAATCTCCACGGCGCGATCGAATTCTATAAGGAGGCGAAAAAAGCGGAGCTGAAACCCATTATCGGCGTCGACGCATACCTTGCGCACGGTTCGCGCTTTGATAAGGGGCAAAACGAACACCGCTCCCGGCTCGTGCTCCTCGCGGAAAATAACGACGGCTATAAGAATCTCCTCAAGCTCGTCACCAAGTCCTTCACCGAAGGCTTCAACGAACGGCCCCGCATGGACAAGGAGCTTCTTAAAAAGCACCCGGGCGGGCTTATCGCCATCATTCCCTCATTTGCCGGAGACGTCGCGAAGCTCCTTGGCGCGGGACAGACGGAGGCGGCGGCCGCGACGCTTGCCGAATACGTGAGCATGTTCGGCAAGGACAACGTCTTCCTCGAAGTCACGTACCACCCCAAGGCCGCCGGACACCAGGAAAAGATGAAGCGGATCGTCGAACTCTCGAAATCCTCCGGCGTGCCGGTCGTCGCGCAGCACGACGTGTATTATCTCTCCCCCGACGACCGGGAAGCGTGCGAGGTGATGCGGAGGATCCAGCACGGCGGGGGCGGCAACCGGAGCAATGAAGTCGAGGACTTCTCTTTCATAAGCGAAAAGCAGGCGCTCGCGTACTTCAAGGACATGCCCGAGGCGGTCGACCGGTCGAAGGAAATCGCGGACCGCTGCAATGTCGTTTTCGAGCTCGGCAAATGGGTGTTCCCCGACCTTGCGGTCGGCGAGGGGTTCAAAACGCACGATGAGGAGCTGCGCGCGAAGACGTTCGCCGGAATACCAAGAAGAGGGCTTACGGCCACGCCGGAGCTCCTTGAACGCGTCGAATACGAGCTCAAGATCATCGGCGACAAGGGATACGCGCCGTACTTCCTCGTCGTATCCGACCTCCTGGATTTCGCCCATAAGAACAGCATCCTGACGACGATCCGCGGATCGGTCGCGGGATCGATGGTGACGTACCTTGCCGGGATCACGAACGTGGACGCGCTCGCCTACAAAATCCCCTTCGAGCGCTTTCTCAATCCCGAGCGCCCGTCCGCGCCGGACATCGACATGGACTTCGCCGACAATCGACGCGACGAGATGATCGCGTATGCGAAATCAAAATATGGCGACGACCGCGTCGCGCAGATCGGCACCTTCGGCACCATGATGGCCCGCGCCGCGGTCCGCGATGTCGCGCGCGCGCTCGGACATGCATACGGCACCGGTGACCGCATCGCGAAACTCATCCCGATCGGCTCGCAAGGATTCCCCATGACGATCGACCGGGCGTTCGAGCTCGAGCCCGACCTCAAGAGCCTCTACGAGGAAGACGAGGACTCGCACGAAATACTCGATCTCGCCCGCCGGATCGAAGGCTGCGTGCGGCATACCGGCGTGCACGCGGCGGGCGTCGTGATCGCACCCACTCCGCTTACCGAATGGACCGCGCTCCAGTTCGACCCCAAGGGCGGCAAGCTGATCACGCAGTACGACATGCATTCCATCGAGGACGCGGGGCTTTTGAAGTTCGACTTCCTCGGCATCAAGAACCTCGCCATCCTCGCGGACTCCGTCGAGCGCGTGCGGGAAAGCAAAGGCATCTATATCGACATCGAGGCGGTGCCGCTTGACGACCCGAAGACCTTCGCCATGCTCGCCCGCGGCGAGACCGAAGGCACGTTCCAATTGAACGGCTCGGGTATGACGCGCTATTTGAAGGAGCTCAAGCCGACTACCATCCACGACATCAACGCCATGGTCGCGCTCTACCGCCCGGGACCGATGGAATCCATCCCCTCCTATATCGAGCGCAAGAGCAATCCGAAAATGATCACGTACCTTGACGAGCGCATGAAGGAATACCTGGATGCGTCGTACGGGCTCCTGGTGTACCAGGACGACGTGCTTCTGACGGCGATAAAGCTCGGCGGCTACTCCTGGCTTACGGCCGACGCGCTCCGCAAGGCGATGGGCAAGAAGATTCCGGAAATCATGGAGAAGGAGAAGGAGAAGCTCACCAAGGGGTTCCAGGAGTTCGGCAAGCTCACGGAAGCGAAGGCGGAAAAGCTCTGGAAGCTCATCGAGCCGTTCGCCGCCTACGGCTTCGGCAAGGCGCATGCGGCAAGCTACGGCAAGGTCGCGTACCAGACCTCGTACATGAAAGCGAACTACCCCGTCGAATACATGGCGGCGCTTTTGACCGCCGACGCGGGCGACACCGAGCAGATCGCGATACTCGCCGCCGAATGCGAGCGCATGAAGATACCCGTCCTTCCGCCGGACATAAACGAAAGCGGCACCACCTTTACGGTCGTGGGCGGCGCGAAAGACAGCATCCGCTTCGGCCTCTCATCAATCAAAAATTTCGGTGACGGCATAGCCGGAGCGATTCTTGACGAGCGGAACGCGCACGGACCGTTCAAGGACCTCACCGGCTTTCTCTCCCGCGTCGGCTCGAGAAACCTTAACCGCAAGTCTCTCGAGTCGCTTATACGCTGCGGCGCGCTCGACCGATTCGGCAGCCGCGGAGAGCTTCTCGCGAATATAGAGCACCTGCTGCTCTTTCACCGCGATGCGACTGCCGCAGCGCCGCAGGATTCGCTCTTCGGCGCTTCGCTTGCAAACTCCGCCGCGCTCGTCCTTAAGCCAGCCGAGGATGTCTCGGTCGCACAAAAGCTCGAATGGGAAAAAGAACTGCTCGGTATCTACGTCTCGGGCCATCCGCTTGACGCGCACGACGAGAAGCTCGGCCAGGCCAAGTTCACGATCGGATCGCTCAAGGAAAACCCACAGCAAGGCCTTCCGGTCATCCTTCCGGCCCTTATCGAAGAGATAAAGACGATGCTCACGAAAAACGGCGACAAGATGTCGTTCGTGAAGCTTGCCGACAAGACCGCCTCGATCGAATCGGTCGTCTTCCCGAAGCTTTTCAAGGAACACCAGGGGCTCATCGTTCCCGGCAAATGCGTTCTTATAAAAGCAAAGGTGTCCCTCAGAAACGGCGAGACCACGCTCGCGATCGAGAACCTGAAGGCGCTCTAG
- a CDS encoding ribonuclease HII — protein sequence MQTILGVDEAGRGPLAGPVAVGVVAIAEGFDLVAAFPGLNDSKKLSEKNRERIFALLEKTAEVRYAVEFADARVIDAEGISKAIRDALSRGVRALVPDPSDVSVFLDGSLKAPAEYAQETVIGGDGTIPAIMLASVAAKVARDRLMRELAKKYPSYGFEKHKGYGTAAHYAALRTHGPCEIHRHTFLHLDRASGTRYG from the coding sequence ATGCAAACGATTCTCGGCGTCGACGAGGCGGGACGCGGCCCGCTCGCGGGCCCGGTGGCAGTCGGCGTGGTGGCGATAGCGGAAGGATTCGACCTTGTGGCGGCGTTCCCGGGATTGAACGATTCCAAAAAGCTAAGCGAGAAGAACCGCGAGCGGATTTTCGCATTGCTCGAGAAGACCGCGGAAGTGCGCTATGCGGTCGAGTTTGCGGATGCGCGCGTGATAGATGCGGAAGGCATAAGCAAGGCGATACGGGATGCCCTCTCGCGCGGAGTACGGGCTCTCGTTCCTGATCCGTCCGATGTCTCTGTCTTTCTCGACGGTTCTCTCAAAGCGCCAGCGGAATATGCGCAAGAAACCGTTATCGGAGGAGACGGAACGATACCCGCCATTATGCTCGCTTCGGTCGCAGCGAAGGTGGCGCGCGACCGGCTGATGCGCGAGCTTGCGAAGAAGTATCCGTCGTACGGTTTCGAGAAGCATAAGGGGTACGGGACGGCCGCCCACTATGCGGCGCTTCGTACACACGGCCCCTGCGAAATCCACCGCCATACTTTTCTGCACCTTGATCGGGCGAGCGGTACCAGGTATGGTTAA
- the nusB gene encoding transcription antitermination factor NusB has translation MANRHLARSVVLQTLFEWDTTAASSESAHETLKRNVEEFGGDDADAPFMSKLLDGVLAKRDDLDLIIAKAAPEWPLEKIAPVDRNILRLGLFELLFADRTQVPAKVAINEAIELAKTFGGDSSGRFVNGVLGAVYKEIGEPGKDEVSKKKQVKYEDIPLQRLGGAVVYAKHEGEYYLALVHDVFGHWTLSKGKIGDTPETANETTEEGTARKVRAEIGLDVTIEEQVGENEYVATHPENGKLRKRVTYFLARAQFEPLQLEANKGGLDDVKWFRLSDILDLNFYDDMLPIVTNAVQKLLDRARATTVNA, from the coding sequence ATGGCTAACCGACATCTTGCGCGCTCTGTCGTCCTCCAAACGCTCTTTGAGTGGGATACTACAGCTGCCTCAAGTGAAAGCGCGCACGAGACGCTCAAGAGAAATGTCGAAGAATTCGGCGGAGACGATGCCGATGCGCCGTTCATGTCGAAACTCCTCGACGGGGTGCTCGCCAAGCGGGACGACCTCGACCTCATCATCGCCAAGGCCGCTCCCGAATGGCCCCTCGAAAAGATCGCTCCCGTGGACCGTAACATTTTACGCCTCGGGCTTTTCGAGCTTCTCTTCGCCGACCGCACCCAGGTCCCGGCCAAGGTGGCCATAAACGAGGCGATAGAGCTCGCGAAGACGTTTGGAGGAGATTCCTCCGGGCGGTTCGTGAACGGGGTGCTCGGCGCCGTATACAAGGAGATAGGAGAGCCGGGCAAGGACGAAGTCAGCAAGAAAAAGCAGGTAAAATACGAAGATATTCCGCTCCAGCGGCTGGGCGGCGCGGTCGTCTATGCAAAGCACGAGGGCGAGTACTATCTCGCCCTCGTGCATGACGTGTTCGGGCATTGGACCCTTTCGAAGGGCAAGATCGGCGATACGCCGGAAACCGCGAATGAAACGACCGAAGAAGGCACGGCGCGGAAAGTACGGGCGGAGATCGGCCTCGACGTAACGATCGAGGAGCAGGTCGGCGAGAACGAATACGTCGCGACGCATCCGGAGAATGGCAAGCTCCGAAAGCGCGTCACCTATTTCCTCGCGCGCGCGCAGTTCGAACCCCTCCAGCTTGAAGCGAACAAAGGGGGACTCGACGACGTCAAATGGTTCCGCCTCTCGGACATTCTTGACCTCAATTTCTACGATGATATGCTCCCCATCGTCACGAACGCCGTCCAGAAACTCCTCGACCGCGCCCGCGCCACTACTGTAAATGCCTGA
- the rnc gene encoding ribonuclease III — MPDFASFAAKLGLKFENQALLIEALTHRSYLNENRGTVSKHNERLEFLGDAVLELAVTHFLYFQYPNKQEGELTAYRAALVNTVSLASLAEKLGVNDYLLLSKGEAKDTGRARAIILANAFEALLGAVYLDQGYEAAEKFLALNLYPRLAGVLEQGTWQDAKSRFQEASQEHRGVTPTYRTISETGPDHARSFTVGVFLHAEEIGRGEGKSKQEAEQAAAQNGIDKMGW; from the coding sequence ATGCCTGATTTCGCCTCCTTCGCCGCAAAACTCGGACTCAAATTCGAAAACCAGGCGCTTCTCATCGAAGCGCTGACGCACCGCTCGTACCTCAATGAAAATCGGGGAACGGTCTCGAAGCATAACGAACGGCTCGAATTCCTCGGCGACGCGGTCCTCGAGCTCGCCGTCACGCATTTCCTCTATTTTCAATACCCGAACAAGCAGGAAGGCGAGCTCACGGCCTATCGCGCGGCGCTCGTGAACACGGTGTCGCTTGCAAGCCTCGCCGAGAAGCTTGGCGTGAACGACTACCTGCTGCTCTCGAAAGGCGAAGCCAAAGATACCGGCCGCGCTCGCGCAATCATTCTTGCAAACGCGTTCGAAGCGCTCCTTGGCGCGGTGTATCTCGACCAGGGATACGAAGCGGCGGAGAAGTTCCTCGCGCTTAACCTCTATCCGCGCCTTGCGGGAGTGCTCGAGCAGGGAACCTGGCAGGACGCGAAGAGCCGCTTCCAGGAGGCTTCCCAGGAGCATAGGGGCGTCACGCCGACGTACCGGACCATTTCCGAAACGGGTCCCGACCACGCCCGCTCCTTCACGGTCGGCGTCTTTTTGCATGCTGAAGAGATAGGGCGCGGGGAAGGGAAATCAAAACAGGAGGCCGAGCAGGCCGCGGCGCAAAACGGCATTGACAAGATGGGGTGGTAG
- a CDS encoding NYN domain-containing protein: MLKRLEIAGFKSFARKTVLDFSSSVTSIVGPNGSGKCVTGDTLLARRTASGEAEDVAIKDIRRGDEVLALDEATGAFVSARVNALLDSGTKDVCELVTESGKRIRTTAEHPYLAAPEARPVPERPRIGVFIDNSNLYHGARKAGWQIDFGKLRALLEASADLRIMRYHVAVPEAGDPAHEAARKHLRAVAPYVTVLEKPLKYIAGSNGSVVKKGDIDIDLALDVVRHLPLLDVAIIVSGDSDYLGLEQYVQRQGKAALFLSFKRSMAWELRLKPHIFAERIRPWIERRGTQNPELSLGAVLVAPIIQASLKRASPGRETRVDTIGSWTRVMHLAIGSRIATLSASGALTFEAVASISVLPAERVYDIEVEGVHNFVGNGIVAHNSNVAEAFRFALGEQSMKSMRGKRSEDLIFSGSHTAQRSNRAAVAVVFDNSRKQFKLDFNEVVIERAVFRDGTSEYSINGSKARLRDIQELLAGANIGETGHHIISQGEADRILAASSADRREMLEEALGLKIFEFKKQESEKKLQKTEENIGQVEALRRELAPHLKFLGKQVEKLERAEEMRRELGAAARTYLAIEDAYLREEKKRAESAKVSAAERLAKASAELAAVTDLTASDSEALKRFEAVRQSEALAERITSSRAELARELGKTEGALEGAKRRSAAVARDPYAKIPREDLTALRDEVERQAEGAGEGVESLRAALAAIRSATRAFFERFAVSGAAYLAEEERETFALEEEQKRLVAKDAELAAELEKARAALARAREEARAREEAGRESQHRTLQVAEAKASAEAETERFGARLRELAFLAEELQRDTAEVLALAGAEAVSYAPLSELPREERRAQEDRKRALERLKIRLEEAGGGGEQIRSEYKEVSERESFLARELEDLAKSAAGLRELITELDTELGKSFAEGLQKVNASFGEFFALMFGGGSARLVLEEPEDDEEEDEERETSTPRREMRPGIEISVALPKKRVQSLMQLSGGERALTSIALIFAMSQVNPPPFLILDETDAALDEANSRRYGDMIENLSKKSQLIVITHNRETMSRAGILYGVTMSGDGVSKLLSVKFDEAVAVAK, from the coding sequence ATGCTCAAGCGGCTCGAAATCGCCGGGTTCAAATCGTTCGCACGGAAGACCGTGCTCGATTTCTCGTCCTCGGTGACGTCGATCGTGGGGCCGAATGGATCTGGGAAGTGCGTGACGGGCGATACGCTCCTTGCGCGCCGGACGGCTTCGGGGGAAGCGGAAGACGTCGCGATCAAAGACATCCGTCGCGGCGACGAGGTACTCGCGCTTGACGAGGCGACGGGCGCTTTCGTGAGCGCCCGCGTGAACGCGCTCCTCGATTCGGGCACCAAAGACGTGTGTGAGCTTGTCACGGAAAGCGGCAAGCGCATTCGTACGACCGCGGAGCACCCTTATCTCGCCGCTCCGGAGGCCCGGCCAGTTCCCGAGCGTCCGCGCATCGGCGTGTTTATTGATAACTCGAATCTCTATCATGGGGCGCGAAAGGCCGGGTGGCAGATCGATTTTGGCAAGCTCCGCGCGCTGCTTGAAGCAAGCGCCGACCTTCGCATCATGCGCTATCACGTCGCGGTTCCGGAAGCCGGGGATCCCGCGCATGAAGCCGCGCGCAAGCATCTGCGGGCGGTCGCCCCGTACGTGACGGTGCTCGAAAAGCCGCTCAAGTATATTGCCGGAAGCAACGGATCGGTCGTAAAGAAGGGAGATATCGACATCGACCTCGCCCTGGATGTCGTGCGGCATCTGCCGCTTCTCGACGTCGCGATAATCGTGAGCGGGGACAGCGACTATCTGGGGCTTGAGCAGTACGTGCAGCGGCAAGGGAAAGCGGCCCTATTCCTCTCATTCAAGCGGTCGATGGCGTGGGAGTTGCGCTTGAAGCCGCATATCTTTGCGGAGCGCATCCGCCCGTGGATCGAGCGCAGAGGAACGCAAAACCCCGAGCTTTCGCTCGGGGCAGTGTTGGTAGCGCCAATTATACAGGCATCGCTCAAGCGCGCAAGCCCCGGGCGCGAGACCCGTGTGGATACTATCGGTTCATGGACTCGCGTCATGCATCTTGCTATCGGTTCGCGCATCGCGACGCTCTCTGCCTCCGGAGCGCTCACGTTTGAAGCAGTTGCGTCGATATCCGTTCTTCCCGCTGAACGGGTATATGACATTGAGGTGGAAGGAGTTCATAACTTCGTGGGAAACGGTATCGTCGCGCACAACAGCAACGTTGCCGAAGCTTTCCGCTTCGCGCTCGGGGAACAGTCGATGAAGTCGATGCGCGGGAAACGAAGCGAAGACCTCATCTTTTCGGGCTCGCACACCGCACAGCGCTCAAACCGTGCCGCGGTCGCGGTCGTTTTCGATAATTCCCGCAAGCAATTCAAGCTCGACTTTAACGAGGTGGTGATCGAGCGCGCGGTATTTCGCGACGGGACGAGCGAATACTCGATCAACGGGTCGAAAGCGCGCCTTCGCGACATCCAGGAGCTTCTTGCAGGCGCCAATATCGGCGAGACCGGGCACCACATCATCTCCCAGGGCGAGGCCGATCGGATACTCGCGGCTTCAAGCGCCGACCGGCGCGAAATGCTTGAGGAAGCGCTCGGGCTCAAGATTTTCGAATTCAAGAAGCAGGAGAGCGAGAAGAAACTCCAGAAGACCGAGGAGAATATCGGACAGGTGGAGGCGCTCCGGAGGGAACTCGCGCCGCACTTGAAGTTCCTCGGGAAGCAGGTCGAGAAGCTCGAACGCGCGGAGGAAATGCGGCGCGAGCTCGGAGCCGCGGCGAGGACGTACCTCGCGATCGAGGATGCCTATCTTCGGGAAGAAAAGAAGCGTGCCGAAAGCGCGAAAGTCTCCGCGGCGGAGCGCCTTGCGAAAGCGTCCGCGGAACTTGCCGCGGTCACCGACCTCACGGCAAGCGACAGCGAAGCCCTGAAGCGCTTCGAAGCCGTACGGCAGTCGGAAGCTCTTGCCGAGCGGATTACCTCCTCGCGGGCCGAACTTGCGCGCGAGCTCGGGAAGACGGAAGGTGCGCTTGAGGGAGCAAAAAGGCGAAGCGCCGCAGTCGCCCGCGACCCGTACGCGAAGATACCGCGGGAAGACCTGACGGCTCTTCGGGACGAGGTTGAGCGGCAGGCCGAAGGCGCGGGAGAAGGTGTCGAGTCGCTGCGCGCCGCACTCGCCGCGATACGCTCGGCAACGCGCGCTTTCTTCGAGCGCTTCGCGGTTTCGGGTGCCGCGTACCTTGCGGAGGAGGAGCGCGAGACGTTCGCGCTTGAGGAAGAGCAGAAAAGGCTCGTCGCGAAAGACGCGGAGCTCGCTGCCGAGCTTGAAAAAGCGCGGGCGGCGCTTGCCCGAGCCCGCGAAGAAGCCCGCGCCCGCGAAGAGGCGGGGCGCGAAAGCCAGCACCGCACGCTGCAGGTCGCGGAGGCAAAGGCTTCCGCGGAGGCGGAGACGGAACGGTTCGGCGCGCGCCTTCGCGAGCTTGCCTTCCTTGCCGAAGAGCTCCAGAGGGACACGGCCGAAGTACTCGCGCTTGCGGGTGCCGAGGCCGTCTCGTACGCGCCCCTGTCGGAGCTTCCGCGGGAAGAGCGCCGGGCGCAGGAAGACCGCAAGCGCGCGCTTGAGCGCCTCAAGATACGGCTTGAGGAAGCGGGCGGCGGCGGGGAACAAATACGCAGCGAATACAAGGAGGTCTCGGAGCGAGAGAGTTTCCTTGCGCGGGAGCTTGAGGATCTTGCGAAGTCGGCCGCAGGGCTTCGGGAACTCATAACCGAGCTCGATACGGAACTCGGCAAGAGTTTCGCGGAGGGGCTTCAGAAGGTTAACGCGTCGTTCGGGGAATTCTTCGCGCTCATGTTCGGGGGCGGAAGCGCCCGGCTTGTGCTTGAAGAGCCCGAAGACGATGAAGAGGAAGACGAGGAACGCGAAACAAGCACGCCACGCAGGGAAATGCGTCCGGGGATCGAGATATCGGTTGCCCTCCCGAAAAAGCGCGTGCAGTCGCTCATGCAGCTTTCAGGCGGCGAGCGGGCGCTCACGTCGATCGCGCTCATCTTTGCCATGAGCCAGGTGAATCCGCCGCCGTTTTTGATACTTGACGAGACGGACGCGGCCTTGGACGAGGCCAACAGCCGCCGCTACGGCGACATGATCGAGAACCTCTCGAAGAAATCCCAGCTTATCGTCATCACGCATAACCGCGAGACCATGAGCAGGGCGGGCATCCTCTACGGCGTGACAATGTCGGGCGACGGCGTCTCGAAGCTCCTTTCGGTCAAATTCGACGAGGCGGTTGCGGTGGCGAAGTAA